The following coding sequences lie in one Metopolophium dirhodum isolate CAU chromosome 5, ASM1992520v1, whole genome shotgun sequence genomic window:
- the LOC132944987 gene encoding homeobox protein engrailed-like ceh-16 has protein sequence MMMLQNPLFQEYNTALSQLLELHQQQHRYHHQQHQHQQHHHHQHHPNRQQLHRTAGNGSSAAAAAGVFQSYAGGVRTASRDSAESDGLSSSSPRPSKPFTIDAILGLQAGAAVGQSAATLSIDPSTTGPVAALDFSTGSTAAHGKKLREDKIEGSSKKHGCSGKSKRVRTIFTPEQLERLEMEFERQQYMVGPERLYLAHTLQLTEAQVKVWFQNRRIKWRKQHLEIQQQRLANIHQRSTQGMVQEGEEDEDSETETNNCSYYS, from the exons ATGATGATGTTGCAGAACCCGCTGTTCCAGGAGTACAACACTGCTCTGTCGCAGTTGCTCGAACTGCACCAACAGCAACACCGGTACCATCACCAACAACACCAGCACCAGCAGCACCACCATCACCAACATCACCCCAACAGACAACAGCTGCACCGTACAGCCGGGAACGGGTCGTCCGCAGCAGCAGCCGCGGGAGTTTTCCAGAGTTACGCGGGTGGCGTGAGGACGGCCAGCCGGGACAGCGCCGAGTCCGACGGGCTGAGCTCTTCGTCGCCCAGGCCCTCCAAGCCGTTCACCATCGACGCGATACTCGGACTTCAAGCGGGCGCCGCTGTGGGCCAGTCGGCCGCCACGCTGTCGATCGACCCGTCCACTACTGGCCCGGTCGCCGCGCTCGACTTTTCCACCGGTTCGACAGCGGCTCACGGCAAAAAACTCCGCGAag acaAAATTGAAGGTTCCAGTAAAAAACACGGTTGTTCTGGCAAATCAAAAAGAGTACGAACAATATTCACTCCGGAACAATTAGAGAGGTTAGAGATGGAATTCGAACGTCAACAATACATGGTGGGTCCAGAAAGACTATATTTGGCTCACACATTACAGTTAACGGAAGCACAA GTTAAAGTTTGGTTTCAAAATCGTAGAATAAAATGGCGAAAACAACATCTGGAAATACAGCAACAGAGGTTGGCCAACATACACCAACGGAGTACGCAGGGAATGGTCCAAGAGGGTGAAGAAGACGAGGATTCGGAAACAGAAACGAATAATTGTTCATATtactcataa